The Neisseria yangbaofengii genome contains a region encoding:
- a CDS encoding inositol monophosphatase family protein produces the protein MNPILNTAFKAARRAGQMMTRAGGNLDTVKIDSKAFNDFVSNVDRESEMILVEALKEAYPHHKITCEETGSHGKDNAEYEWIIDPLDGTTNFLHGHPQYAISMALLHKGVLQEALVYAPERNDLYMASRGKGALLNDRRIRVSGRIELNRCLIGTGFPVVDQGVMDKYLVILKDFLSKTAGGRREGAAALDLCAVACGRLDGFFEFNLKPWDIAAGALIVQEAGGIVTDMKGNENWLETGDVVAGNPKVLAQMLQIIAAHQ, from the coding sequence ATGAATCCGATTTTAAATACTGCCTTTAAAGCCGCCCGTCGTGCCGGCCAGATGATGACCCGTGCCGGCGGCAATCTGGATACTGTCAAAATCGACAGCAAAGCCTTCAACGATTTTGTTTCCAATGTTGATCGTGAATCGGAAATGATTCTGGTGGAAGCGCTCAAAGAAGCCTACCCGCATCACAAAATTACCTGCGAAGAAACCGGTTCTCACGGTAAAGACAATGCCGAATACGAATGGATTATCGATCCTTTGGACGGTACTACTAATTTCCTGCACGGTCATCCCCAATATGCGATTTCTATGGCGCTGCTGCACAAAGGTGTGTTGCAAGAAGCTTTGGTTTACGCACCCGAGCGCAATGATTTGTATATGGCATCGCGCGGCAAAGGCGCATTGCTGAATGACCGCCGTATCCGTGTTTCCGGCCGCATCGAGTTAAACCGTTGCTTGATTGGTACAGGTTTTCCGGTGGTTGATCAGGGCGTGATGGACAAATACTTGGTTATTTTGAAAGATTTCTTGTCGAAAACCGCAGGCGGTCGTCGTGAAGGTGCAGCTGCATTGGATTTGTGCGCCGTGGCTTGCGGCCGTTTGGACGGTTTCTTTGAATTTAACTTGAAGCCTTGGGATATTGCTGCCGGTGCATTGATTGTGCAAGAAGCAGGCGGCATTGTGACCGACATGAAGGGCAACGAGAACTGGTTGGAAACCGGTGACGTGGTGGCCGGTAATCCGAAAGTGTTGGCGCAAATGTTGCAGATTATCGCTGCACATCAATAA